The segment TGATAGCAACAGCGGCAGCCGGGGAGCGTCCAGGGCAGCGGCGGCCCGGCCGGACGCGGAGCCATGATGAGAATTTCCGCTTCCTCTGCCGCAGGGCCCGGCCGCGCCTAGCCCGCGGCGGCTTCCGCGGGAGGCCGTGCCCgggccgggcagggagggggcgcgatgccgccgccgccgctgctgcgCTGGCTCCTGGCcgggctgcggctgctgctgggCGCGCTGTGCGTGGAGGCTGCCGCGGCGATCAGCGAGCCCCGCTCGACGCTCCCGCAAGGCGGCACGCCCGGGGAGGCGACGCGGAGCagcaatggcagcagcagcagcagcctggccgtGTCCGCCCCGCCCGAGCGCAACCAGCCCATGACCCAGCGCGCCCTGGCGGTGCTCGTGGTGGCCAGCGCCGCCCTCATCGTCTACTTCGTGATCCGGACCGTGCGGTGAGGGGCCGGGCGCGGGGGTATAACTGGGCCCTGTCGGGTTCTGGGCCTGGCCGGGCGCGGGGGTCCGCGCTTCCCGGCAGTGTCCCGCCTCCGGACCCGGGTGCGAGGGTTTCTCGCTGCACACGCCGGGGtggggtagtgggggggggggggcggtttgcTAATGAGCGCTCAGGTGAGGGGTTATGGAGCCAAACACGGCGTGCCCAGCACACCCTGTCCCGGGGGCATCCCGCGGGGTGTGACGCGGGCCCCACGCACTGTGCAGGAGAAACTGCTCTGGCATGAGCCTTGCACGCCCATGGGCCCGCCCCCTTCGGGTCCTTAGCTGCTTTGCCGCCTTACTGATGGCAGATGCTTTGGGCAGCGCTTTCTAGGGAGGACCAGTCCTTTACCAT is part of the Eretmochelys imbricata isolate rEreImb1 chromosome 5, rEreImb1.hap1, whole genome shotgun sequence genome and harbors:
- the FAM174A gene encoding membrane protein FAM174A, producing MPPPPLLRWLLAGLRLLLGALCVEAAAAISEPRSTLPQGGTPGEATRSSNGSSSSSLAVSAPPERNQPMTQRALAVLVVASAALIVYFVIRTVRLRKRNKKTRRYGVLDTNIENMELTPLEQDDDDDDTTLFDANHPRR